Below is a genomic region from Clostridiaceae bacterium.
TTGGTCTGACCAAGAGGATAAATACCGTTATAGTCACCTGCCACATGGACAATCAGCTTTTGACCTTTCTCTTTTGTTACTTTCCTGACATCTTTAATAAACATGGTGTGATATTCTCCCTTTAGCCTGTGCCAGAGTTCTTTATCAAAACCATCATCTATATATTCAATCCAGGTTACCTTGTTTTTTCTGTAGGTTTTCACAGAATTATATTTTAAAATATTTATTCCATATCTTTTTTCATACTCTTCAACAATTGGTTTGTTATATCCAAACATATCCTCTATATCATATACATTAAGATGAGGTGCATGGCTTCTCATGCTTAGATAAAATCCGTCAGCTTCATAATTTACAAGTTCCTTAACCATAGCCAGCTTATATTCTCTTACTTCAGGATAGCAATAGTTTACTACACCTTTGAAGTATACATCACCACTCCTGTCAACCCACTGAAACTCCGGATGTTCTTTTATAAGCCTGCTTGTCATACCAGGATAAAAATCATCGTACATGGTCATCCATATGTATATATTAAGATTATATTTTCTGGCATATTCTACTGCTAATTCAGTGGGATCATATTTTTCAATGAAGTTTTTTACTTTGTATGCATTTTTGTTTATTCCACCGTCATGCCTGTATTCAATATTGCTCCAATAAAAAACTTTACCTATACAGGTTACTCTCCAGAAAACCGTATCAGCACCGGC
It encodes:
- a CDS encoding family 10 glycosylhydrolase yields the protein MSEKSIIVNIDPYDNILWSDSNEYTKVMLENTFCNIARAGADTVFWRVTCIGKVFYWSNIEYRHDGGINKNAYKVKNFIEKYDPTELAVEYARKYNLNIYIWMTMYDDFYPGMTSRLIKEHPEFQWVDRSGDVYFKGVVNYCYPEVREYKLAMVKELVNYEADGFYLSMRSHAPHLNVYDIEDMFGYNKPIVEEYEKRYGINILKYNSVKTYRKNKVTWIEYIDDGFDKELWHRLKGEYHTMFIKDVRKVTKEKGQKLIVHVAGDYNGIYPLGQTNKKSARFYTDYRNWVREDVVDGILYIPPVPQTDSKGQPTTWGNEEYDLTQELEYMRYYREAIKDKAKLYMWHHVNVKYNRWDCINTIAREVFEKDQSNLIDGIVLHEAATFEYGRR